One part of the Lachnospiraceae bacterium JLR.KK002 genome encodes these proteins:
- the purE gene encoding 5-(carboxyamino)imidazole ribonucleotide mutase encodes MAKVGIVMGSDSDMPVMAKAADILEELGVEYEMKIISAHREPDVFFDYAKTAEEKGFKVIIAGAGMAAHLPGMCAAIFPMPVIGIPMHTTSLGGRDSLYSIVQMPSGIPVATVAINGGANAGLLAAKILATSDEGLLGRLKDYSRKLKEQVEAKDARLQEAGYKNYK; translated from the coding sequence ATGGCAAAAGTTGGAATTGTTATGGGCAGCGACTCAGACATGCCGGTAATGGCAAAGGCGGCGGATATTCTGGAAGAACTGGGTGTGGAATATGAAATGAAAATTATCTCGGCCCACAGGGAGCCGGATGTGTTTTTTGACTATGCAAAGACTGCAGAGGAAAAAGGATTTAAGGTAATTATTGCGGGAGCAGGGATGGCAGCACATCTTCCCGGTATGTGCGCTGCAATTTTTCCCATGCCGGTGATTGGCATTCCCATGCATACCACTTCTCTGGGAGGACGGGATTCTTTGTATTCTATCGTTCAGATGCCTTCCGGAATTCCCGTTGCCACCGTGGCAATTAACGGAGGGGCCAATGCGGGCCTTCTGGCGGCAAAAATTCTGGCAACCTCAGATGAAGGGCTGCTGGGAAGATTAAAGGATTATTCCCGGAAACTGAAGGAGCAGGTGGAAGCAAAAGACGCACGTTTGCAGGAAGCAGGATACAAAAATTATAAATAA
- a CDS encoding methyl-accepting chemotaxis protein produces MEEKKCNETAGAVAVKVRTYSEKPARDAKANHTVLLLMTLMEIPVVLALFIQFGSKEISSGKPAIIPAVILLAGGAVCWGMYLKEKSSEPLRYVILGCFLIGWGYLMVTGKSLMIFSYVIPIMISLILYYDRKFEKRAFAGIMGIMILRGIVLAATGQLLGDDLTLVSVCTGIVITFSYNVTARTAKNFDHDTIWSVKDQQAVQNTMMEDILRISEAVKSEVEQTDGLVENLRDSSQVVHSSIQEISISTQLTAESVQEQTTMTSRIKDAIGETAENARIMVEAAETSARMVEESMELINRMRASAETIGKTNTRVAQSMSQLQDKAREVQQITEVIFEVSSQTNLLALNASIESARAGEAGKGFAVVADQIRELSEQTRKSTEQIAGIIQELNTNAQDAVSIVGVSIEAMSQQNEMIEHAAGGFTAIRDNVETLTRRISDIDSKIENLVQSNDTIIESISQLSATSQQVSASALEAEERSQQNEAEAQEAKKRLNSVQEIVQGFAKYQDS; encoded by the coding sequence ATGGAGGAGAAAAAATGTAATGAAACTGCAGGTGCAGTTGCTGTGAAGGTGCGGACGTACAGTGAAAAACCCGCCCGTGACGCCAAAGCAAATCATACGGTACTTCTGCTGATGACACTGATGGAGATACCTGTTGTGCTGGCCCTGTTTATTCAGTTTGGCTCGAAGGAGATTTCCAGCGGGAAACCTGCAATTATACCTGCAGTGATTTTGCTGGCTGGAGGGGCTGTCTGCTGGGGCATGTATCTGAAAGAAAAATCTTCGGAGCCTTTAAGGTATGTAATTCTGGGCTGTTTTCTGATTGGCTGGGGTTACCTGATGGTGACAGGAAAAAGCCTTATGATTTTCAGTTATGTTATCCCCATAATGATTTCACTGATTCTTTATTACGACAGGAAATTTGAAAAACGGGCATTTGCGGGAATTATGGGAATTATGATACTGCGGGGTATTGTGCTGGCGGCAACAGGGCAGCTTCTGGGGGATGACCTGACATTGGTGAGCGTCTGTACCGGGATTGTCATAACCTTTTCCTATAATGTAACAGCAAGGACTGCTAAAAATTTTGACCATGACACCATCTGGTCCGTAAAAGATCAGCAGGCAGTGCAGAATACCATGATGGAAGATATTCTCAGAATTTCAGAGGCGGTAAAGTCAGAAGTGGAGCAGACGGACGGGCTGGTGGAAAATCTCAGGGATTCTTCTCAGGTGGTACATAGCTCCATTCAGGAAATTTCCATCAGCACCCAGCTGACCGCGGAGAGCGTGCAGGAACAGACCACAATGACTTCCAGGATCAAAGACGCCATCGGAGAAACAGCGGAAAATGCCAGAATCATGGTAGAGGCGGCGGAAACTTCCGCCCGTATGGTGGAGGAAAGCATGGAGCTGATTAACCGTATGCGTGCCAGTGCGGAAACTATTGGAAAGACCAATACCCGTGTGGCTCAGTCCATGTCTCAGCTTCAGGATAAGGCCAGGGAAGTGCAGCAGATTACGGAAGTTATTTTTGAAGTTTCCAGTCAGACGAACCTGCTGGCTTTGAATGCATCTATTGAAAGCGCCAGAGCGGGAGAGGCAGGAAAAGGATTTGCAGTGGTGGCAGACCAGATTCGGGAATTATCGGAACAGACCAGAAAATCCACGGAGCAGATTGCAGGCATTATACAGGAACTGAATACAAACGCTCAGGATGCGGTAAGTATTGTGGGTGTTTCCATTGAGGCCATGAGCCAGCAGAATGAAATGATTGAACATGCGGCAGGGGGATTTACGGCAATCCGGGACAATGTGGAAACTCTGACCCGGCGGATTTCCGATATAGATTCCAAAATTGAAAATCTGGTGCAGTCCAACGATACCATTATCGAGAGTATCAGCCAGTTGTCTGCCACCAGTCAGCAGGTATCCGCAAGCGCACTGGAAGCGGAAGAACGCAGCCAGCAGAATGAAGCGGAGGCCCAGGAGGCAAAGAAACGGTTAAACAGCGTACAGGAAATTGTACAGGGTTTTGCAAAATATCAGGATTCGTAA
- a CDS encoding DUF6142 family protein: MRRKKKNSYKFAGKKHSRRGKLSLFLAVLSALMGIGMVVFSIRSSGNASVYIGSAGLFALLMTMVSLLIGITSLREESYKLFPVLGSICSGIVLAGWIMIYISGF, from the coding sequence ATGAGACGAAAGAAAAAAAACAGTTATAAATTTGCGGGGAAAAAGCATTCCAGGCGGGGGAAACTGTCCCTTTTCCTGGCAGTTCTGTCTGCCCTGATGGGGATTGGAATGGTGGTTTTTTCCATACGGAGCAGCGGAAATGCCAGCGTCTATATTGGAAGCGCAGGGCTGTTTGCATTGCTGATGACAATGGTGTCGCTGCTGATTGGGATTACAAGTCTGCGGGAAGAAAGCTATAAACTCTTTCCGGTGCTGGGAAGCATCTGTTCCGGCATTGTGCTGGCAGGCTGGATTATGATCTATATATCCGGTTTTTAA
- a CDS encoding VanZ family protein, translated as MFGVYIICLTYFLFFAESTGRTFEGRTYHYNLELFKEIRRFIVHRHSLGTKAVLLNLLGNIVAFIPFGFFLPVLYPRCRSFLYTVFFSFEFSLMVETIQLVSKVGSFDVDDMLLNTIGGALGCLIFYWMNRIRRSYETKEKKQL; from the coding sequence ATGTTCGGAGTCTATATTATTTGCCTGACATATTTTCTGTTCTTTGCGGAAAGTACGGGGCGTACTTTCGAGGGGAGAACTTATCATTACAATCTGGAGCTGTTTAAGGAAATCAGACGTTTCATTGTGCATCGCCATTCTCTGGGAACCAAAGCAGTGCTTTTAAATCTGCTGGGAAATATTGTGGCCTTTATTCCCTTCGGATTTTTTCTTCCGGTGCTGTATCCCAGGTGTCGTTCCTTTTTATATACCGTGTTTTTCAGTTTTGAATTCAGTCTGATGGTGGAGACCATTCAGTTAGTGTCCAAAGTGGGGAGTTTTGATGTGGACGATATGCTGCTGAACACCATTGGCGGTGCTTTGGGCTGCCTGATTTTTTACTGGATGAACCGAATAAGGAGAAGCTATGAGACGAAAGAAAAAAAACAGTTATAA
- the pyrE gene encoding orotate phosphoribosyltransferase: MEQYKKEFIEFMVDCQVLKFGEFVLKSGRKSPFFMNAGAYVTGAQLDRLGEYYARAIHEHYGDDFDVLFGPAYKGIPLSVATTMAYSRLYGKEIRYCSNRKEVKDHGDTGILLGSKLADGDRVVIIEDVTTSGKSMEETVPIIRAQAQIEIKGLIVSLNRMERGKGEQSALEEIRELYGFDTNAIVTMADVVECLHNKPYNGNIYINDEMKAAIDRYYAQYGAKQQEV, encoded by the coding sequence ATGGAACAGTACAAGAAAGAATTTATAGAATTTATGGTAGACTGCCAGGTATTAAAGTTTGGCGAATTTGTTTTAAAGAGCGGAAGAAAATCTCCCTTTTTTATGAATGCGGGAGCTTATGTGACAGGGGCCCAGCTTGACAGGCTGGGAGAATATTATGCCAGAGCCATTCATGAGCATTACGGAGACGATTTCGATGTACTGTTTGGGCCTGCCTACAAGGGGATTCCCTTAAGCGTTGCCACTACCATGGCATACAGCAGGCTGTATGGAAAGGAAATCCGTTACTGTTCCAACCGGAAAGAAGTCAAGGATCACGGAGATACCGGAATTCTGCTGGGAAGTAAGCTGGCTGACGGTGACCGGGTGGTGATTATTGAGGATGTTACCACTTCCGGGAAATCCATGGAGGAGACGGTACCCATTATCCGGGCTCAGGCTCAGATAGAGATTAAGGGTCTGATTGTATCTCTGAACCGGATGGAGCGGGGAAAAGGGGAACAGAGTGCGCTGGAGGAAATCCGGGAGCTGTACGGTTTTGATACCAACGCCATTGTGACCATGGCAGATGTGGTGGAATGTCTGCATAATAAGCCATATAATGGAAATATATATATTAATGATGAAATGAAAGCGGCCATAGACCGGTATTATGCTCAGTATGGAGCAAAACAGCAGGAGGTTTGA
- a CDS encoding SpoVA/SpoVAEb family sporulation membrane protein, whose translation MAQETMEQKEKKNQEYNEYVRQVTPTHSLPANMIKAFITGGIICIVGQIILNLATDTFGLDKETAGSWCSMLLVFLSVLLTGCNIYPSIANWGGAGALVPITGFANSVAAPAIEFQKEGQVFGIGCKIFTIAGPVILYGIFTSWVLGLIYWAGISMGWF comes from the coding sequence ATGGCACAGGAAACCATGGAACAGAAGGAAAAGAAAAATCAGGAATATAATGAATACGTCAGACAGGTGACGCCCACCCATTCCCTTCCGGCCAATATGATAAAAGCATTTATTACCGGAGGAATTATCTGCATTGTGGGCCAGATTATTCTGAATCTTGCAACAGATACCTTTGGACTGGATAAAGAAACTGCCGGAAGCTGGTGCAGTATGCTGCTGGTATTTTTAAGTGTGCTGCTGACAGGATGCAATATTTATCCTTCCATTGCCAACTGGGGCGGCGCCGGAGCGCTGGTACCCATTACAGGATTTGCCAATTCCGTGGCGGCTCCGGCCATTGAATTTCAGAAGGAAGGCCAGGTATTCGGGATTGGCTGCAAGATTTTCACCATTGCCGGGCCGGTGATTCTGTACGGAATCTTTACCAGCTGGGTGCTGGGGCTGATTTACTGGGCCGGTATCAGTATGGGATGGTTCTGA
- a CDS encoding stage V sporulation protein AB translates to MWIKQVFLGFIGLAGGSAIAAGVFSFIISIGVVPRIIGKSRTATDIIVYENAVVLGGAVGNILSLFQIQVPLGIWAVVLFGLSAGIFTGCLAVALAEILNTFPIMFRRLGIKEGLSWMLFFMALGKALGALYFYYNHMQQI, encoded by the coding sequence ATGTGGATTAAACAGGTGTTTTTGGGCTTTATTGGACTGGCCGGCGGTTCTGCCATTGCAGCAGGAGTGTTCAGCTTTATCATTTCCATAGGGGTCGTTCCAAGGATTATTGGTAAAAGCCGTACAGCGACGGATATTATTGTCTATGAAAATGCAGTGGTTCTGGGCGGAGCGGTGGGAAATATCCTTTCCCTGTTTCAGATACAGGTGCCTCTGGGAATATGGGCAGTGGTTCTGTTCGGCCTGTCGGCCGGAATTTTTACCGGGTGTCTGGCGGTGGCGCTTGCGGAAATTTTAAATACTTTTCCCATTATGTTCCGACGTCTGGGAATCAAAGAGGGACTGAGCTGGATGCTGTTTTTCATGGCTCTGGGAAAAGCGCTGGGCGCACTGTATTTTTACTATAATCATATGCAGCAAATATAG
- a CDS encoding stage V sporulation protein AA, producing MASNSDTLYLKTEQNVLVREPSVTLKDIAKITSTNPSLVSKLKNMKVYTFHTPVNQSRKKKQVEVFSVMKIIELIGKEFPNVDVQNIGEKDFVLEYEPKQEPKWLLYLKTAVLCVLIFFGSAFTIMTFNNDVGVGEVFADFYRQVTGTESSGFTPLEVCYSIGLFLGIMIFFNHVGHKKITHDPTPIQVEMRTYEKDVDSTFIENCGRKGTSNDVD from the coding sequence ATGGCGTCAAACTCAGATACCCTTTACCTGAAAACAGAGCAGAATGTACTGGTACGGGAGCCTTCCGTAACGTTAAAAGATATTGCGAAAATTACTTCCACCAATCCCTCTCTGGTCAGCAAATTAAAAAACATGAAAGTTTATACTTTTCATACTCCTGTAAATCAGAGCAGGAAAAAAAAGCAGGTGGAAGTATTTTCCGTCATGAAAATTATCGAACTCATAGGAAAAGAATTTCCCAATGTGGATGTTCAGAATATCGGGGAAAAGGATTTTGTTCTGGAATACGAACCGAAACAGGAGCCCAAATGGCTGCTGTACTTAAAAACAGCAGTGCTGTGCGTGCTGATATTTTTCGGCTCGGCATTTACCATTATGACCTTTAACAATGATGTGGGCGTAGGTGAAGTATTCGCAGATTTTTACCGGCAGGTAACGGGCACGGAGTCCAGTGGGTTTACTCCGCTGGAGGTATGCTATTCCATCGGGCTCTTTCTGGGAATCATGATATTTTTCAATCACGTGGGACATAAAAAAATCACCCATGACCCTACACCCATTCAGGTGGAAATGCGCACCTATGAAAAAGATGTGGACTCTACTTTTATAGAAAACTGCGGAAGAAAAGGAACCAGTAACGATGTGGATTAA
- a CDS encoding Uma2 family endonuclease, translating to MDALNMEQIYTTDDIYALPDGTRAELIDGEIYYMAPPGRTHQRLVSRLNQIISNYIESNHGKCEVYPAPFAVFLNQDSFNYVEPDISVICDPSKLDEKGCHGAPDWIIEIVSPGSKSMDYMKKLLKYCTAGVLEYWIVDPARKQVLVYQPKQETMEQYAFGEDIPVGIWDGFSINIP from the coding sequence ATGGATGCGTTAAACATGGAACAAATTTATACCACGGACGATATTTATGCATTGCCCGACGGAACGCGGGCAGAACTGATTGACGGAGAAATTTACTATATGGCTCCGCCCGGCAGAACTCATCAACGTCTGGTAAGCAGGCTGAATCAGATAATTTCCAATTATATCGAATCAAATCATGGAAAATGTGAAGTTTATCCTGCTCCATTTGCCGTATTCCTGAACCAGGACAGTTTCAATTATGTGGAACCGGATATTTCTGTTATCTGCGACCCTTCCAAACTGGACGAAAAGGGCTGCCATGGCGCCCCCGACTGGATTATTGAAATCGTTTCTCCCGGAAGCAAATCCATGGACTATATGAAAAAACTTCTGAAATACTGTACCGCAGGTGTTCTGGAATACTGGATTGTGGACCCTGCCCGGAAACAGGTTCTGGTATATCAGCCGAAGCAGGAAACCATGGAGCAGTATGCTTTCGGTGAGGACATCCCGGTGGGAATCTGGGACGGATTCTCAATAAATATTCCGTAA
- a CDS encoding SigF/SigG family RNA polymerase sporulation sigma factor, protein MVEKQFQTDREECTYKEKQTEKEKVWDLLAAAHQGNKDARDRMVQNNMGLVWSIVHRFSGRGYELEELFQVGSIGLMKAIDKFDLNFDVKFSTYAVPMITGEIKRFLRDDGMIRVSRSLKESGAKIKQAREKLQASLSREPTLQEISEETGFPREEIVMALEANGEVESIYKTCSPADGKETCLADRIPQERDSHEVLLNHMLLEQLMADLGDMERRLIELRYFGEKTQMQVAGELGISQVQVSRLEKRILLRMRNQVN, encoded by the coding sequence ATGGTGGAAAAGCAGTTTCAGACAGACAGGGAGGAATGTACATATAAAGAAAAACAGACAGAGAAAGAAAAGGTATGGGATTTGCTGGCAGCAGCCCATCAGGGAAATAAGGACGCCAGAGACCGGATGGTACAGAATAATATGGGGCTGGTCTGGAGTATTGTGCACCGGTTTTCCGGCAGGGGTTATGAACTGGAAGAACTGTTTCAGGTGGGCAGCATTGGCCTGATGAAAGCCATTGACAAGTTTGATCTGAACTTTGACGTGAAATTTTCCACGTACGCTGTTCCCATGATTACCGGGGAAATCAAACGGTTTCTGCGGGACGACGGAATGATTCGGGTGAGCCGGAGCCTGAAAGAAAGCGGTGCGAAAATAAAGCAGGCAAGAGAGAAACTGCAGGCATCCCTGAGCCGGGAGCCTACCCTGCAGGAAATTTCAGAAGAAACAGGATTTCCCAGAGAGGAGATTGTTATGGCGCTGGAGGCCAACGGAGAAGTGGAATCCATCTATAAGACATGTTCGCCTGCCGATGGAAAAGAGACCTGTCTGGCGGACCGTATCCCCCAGGAAAGGGACAGCCATGAAGTCCTGCTCAACCATATGTTGCTGGAACAGCTTATGGCAGACCTGGGGGATATGGAGCGCAGGCTGATTGAACTGCGGTATTTTGGTGAGAAAACCCAGATGCAGGTGGCCGGAGAACTGGGCATCAGCCAGGTACAGGTCAGCCGGCTGGAAAAGCGGATTCTGCTCAGAATGCGCAATCAGGTGAACTGA
- the spoIIAB gene encoding anti-sigma F factor yields the protein MEQTKNEMKMEFSASSSNEGFARVTVGAFVAELNPTVDELADIKTAVSEAVTNCIIHGYEQKGGSIWIQCSTRGQQVELSVIDTGKGIQDIAQAREPLFTTKPELERSGMGFAFMEAFMDEVEIISEPGKGTCVTMRKTIGKG from the coding sequence ATGGAACAGACAAAAAACGAGATGAAGATGGAATTTTCGGCGTCATCTTCCAACGAAGGTTTTGCAAGAGTTACGGTGGGCGCTTTTGTGGCGGAGCTGAATCCCACGGTGGACGAGCTTGCAGACATTAAAACGGCAGTCAGCGAGGCGGTTACCAACTGTATCATTCACGGATATGAGCAGAAAGGGGGCAGTATCTGGATTCAGTGCAGCACCAGAGGACAGCAGGTGGAGCTTTCCGTGATAGATACCGGAAAAGGAATTCAGGATATTGCACAGGCCAGAGAGCCCCTGTTTACTACCAAACCGGAACTGGAACGGTCCGGCATGGGGTTTGCATTTATGGAAGCATTTATGGACGAGGTGGAAATCATTTCCGAGCCGGGAAAAGGAACCTGTGTGACCATGCGCAAAACCATAGGAAAAGGATAG
- a CDS encoding anti-sigma factor antagonist (This anti-anti-sigma factor, or anti-sigma factor antagonist, belongs to a family that includes characterized members SpoIIAA, RsbV, RsfA, and RsfB.) has protein sequence MDYRFEKDYGCLILKMPRELDHHQAEILKEEADGLIVKYPVRSLVFDFQDTCFMDSSGIGVIIGRCKNVRFSGGFVKAVHLNRQIERVFKLSGLQKIMEVEQEEGL, from the coding sequence ATGGATTACAGATTTGAAAAAGACTACGGATGCCTGATTTTAAAAATGCCCAGGGAACTGGACCATCATCAGGCAGAAATTTTAAAGGAGGAAGCGGACGGACTGATAGTGAAATATCCGGTGCGCAGTCTGGTATTTGATTTTCAGGATACCTGTTTTATGGACAGCTCCGGTATCGGGGTAATTATCGGCAGGTGCAAAAATGTGCGTTTTTCCGGGGGCTTTGTGAAGGCAGTTCATCTGAACAGGCAGATAGAGCGGGTGTTTAAGCTGTCCGGTCTGCAGAAAATTATGGAAGTGGAACAGGAAGAAGGCTTATAA
- a CDS encoding tetratricopeptide repeat protein, translating to MDSYNKIIRVSNALYNDGLEKAKIRDLSGAVQSLKKSLRFYKANIQARNLLGLIYYEMGEVADALSEWVLSRSLKPEDNPAERYLEEIQSNRSQLNSVNQTIKKYNQALLYCHQDSRDLAIIQLKKVLSMNPGLVKGYQLLALLYMEEGKYELARKELRTAAEIDTGNMTTLRYLREVNLYLQGDSQHGKGGRKEKEEKVSSYRSGNETIIQPTNLKDNSAVMTILNLIIGVVIGVLITWFLVIPGIRQNAISDAKKAELAANDSLTTRNQEIKTLENKIEELNKQIEKQERDSDNAQKIVDSYEQLLVAYDAFAQQNIQGAGDTIVNVDSKLLGTQAKAIYETLNNQVNEQYISAVYAQAEQDYRANRFPEAITGLEKVVQSEEDYNDGYAIYYLAQSYRQTGDMDNAKKYYQKMVELHPGTSRARKSQQYLDEMEQQP from the coding sequence ATGGATTCTTATAATAAAATTATTCGTGTATCCAACGCGTTGTATAATGACGGACTGGAAAAAGCAAAAATAAGAGATCTGTCCGGAGCAGTGCAGTCCCTGAAGAAAAGCCTGCGTTTTTACAAAGCCAATATTCAGGCAAGAAATCTTCTTGGGCTGATTTATTATGAAATGGGAGAAGTGGCGGATGCTCTGAGCGAATGGGTACTCAGCCGGAGCCTGAAACCGGAGGATAATCCGGCGGAACGGTATCTGGAGGAGATTCAGTCCAACCGTTCCCAGTTAAATTCCGTCAACCAGACCATTAAAAAGTATAATCAGGCGTTGCTTTACTGCCACCAGGACAGCAGAGACCTGGCTATTATCCAGCTGAAAAAGGTGCTTTCCATGAATCCGGGGCTGGTAAAAGGCTACCAGCTTCTGGCTTTGCTGTATATGGAAGAGGGCAAATATGAACTGGCCCGGAAAGAACTGCGGACAGCGGCGGAAATTGATACGGGAAATATGACCACCCTTCGTTATCTGCGGGAGGTAAACCTGTATCTGCAGGGAGATTCCCAGCATGGAAAGGGAGGACGGAAAGAAAAGGAAGAAAAAGTATCCTCCTACCGAAGCGGAAACGAGACTATTATCCAGCCCACAAATCTGAAAGATAATTCTGCTGTAATGACCATTCTGAATCTGATTATCGGTGTGGTTATCGGTGTGCTGATTACCTGGTTTCTGGTCATTCCGGGGATTCGTCAGAATGCCATATCCGATGCGAAAAAGGCAGAACTGGCGGCCAATGACTCCCTTACCACCCGGAATCAGGAAATCAAAACTCTGGAAAATAAAATCGAAGAGCTGAATAAGCAGATTGAAAAGCAGGAAAGGGATTCCGATAACGCTCAGAAGATTGTGGACAGTTACGAGCAGCTTCTTGTGGCCTATGATGCCTTTGCTCAGCAGAATATACAGGGCGCGGGAGATACCATTGTAAATGTGGATTCCAAATTACTGGGAACTCAGGCGAAAGCAATTTATGAGACGCTGAATAATCAGGTAAATGAGCAGTATATTTCAGCAGTTTATGCTCAGGCAGAACAGGATTACCGGGCAAACCGTTTTCCGGAGGCAATTACCGGGCTGGAAAAGGTGGTACAGTCGGAGGAAGATTATAACGACGGGTATGCCATTTATTATCTTGCCCAGTCATATCGCCAGACCGGAGATATGGATAACGCAAAAAAATATTATCAGAAAATGGTGGAACTCCATCCTGGCACCTCGCGGGCCAGAAAATCCCAGCAATATCTGGATGAGATGGAGCAGCAGCCATAG
- a CDS encoding folylpolyglutamate synthase/dihydrofolate synthase family protein encodes MKTYEETLEWLLDIPRFTGKNTLEHTRKFLARLGNPQNSFQVIHVAGSNGKGSVCAYIDSVLRAAGKRTGLFTSPHLVRLEERFAVNGKYCAPQEVVWAADQAAQAAAELEKEGLPHPSFFEFVFAMGMLIFARYQVEYAVLETGLGGRLDATNIVEHPLLTVITSISLEHTEILGDTLEKIAAEKAGILKNHVPVVYDTSCPEGEKVIAGRADELNCPKYPVDGQKIKILLNTGKKIDFLYDSGYDVMEVEIPFGAPYQARNAALALQALECIRETEHISGEAVLQGMAGVRWKGRMQEVQPGVYFDGAHNPAGIEKFLEAAGQITEESAVLLFSMVKEKDYVRAAEQLLTGRTWEEIILTTVSGSRGLTSGMLTELFRKIAEEKHQKVKITGIENTEQAFAYALSCRKPGQKLFCAGSLYLIGELEELTGGMQSD; translated from the coding sequence ATGAAAACATATGAGGAAACCCTGGAATGGCTTTTGGACATTCCAAGATTTACAGGTAAAAATACACTGGAGCATACGAGAAAATTTCTGGCCCGGCTGGGAAATCCTCAGAACAGCTTCCAGGTCATACATGTGGCGGGCAGCAACGGAAAAGGAAGCGTCTGTGCATATATTGACAGTGTACTGCGGGCGGCAGGAAAGAGAACGGGGCTGTTTACCTCGCCTCACCTGGTTCGGCTGGAAGAAAGGTTTGCAGTGAACGGAAAGTATTGCGCCCCTCAGGAAGTGGTATGGGCAGCGGACCAGGCAGCACAGGCAGCGGCAGAACTGGAGAAAGAGGGGCTGCCCCATCCATCCTTTTTTGAATTCGTGTTTGCCATGGGCATGTTGATTTTTGCCCGTTATCAGGTGGAATATGCAGTGCTGGAAACAGGACTGGGCGGAAGGCTGGACGCCACCAATATAGTGGAACATCCGCTGCTTACCGTCATTACATCCATCAGTCTGGAGCATACGGAGATTCTGGGGGATACCCTCGAAAAAATCGCGGCAGAAAAAGCCGGAATTCTGAAAAATCATGTTCCCGTTGTGTACGATACTTCCTGTCCGGAAGGGGAAAAAGTAATTGCCGGGAGGGCGGATGAACTGAACTGTCCGAAGTATCCGGTAGACGGACAGAAAATTAAAATTTTATTAAACACAGGAAAAAAGATTGATTTTTTATATGATTCTGGTTATGATGTTATGGAAGTGGAGATTCCCTTTGGCGCTCCTTATCAGGCCCGGAATGCGGCATTGGCTCTGCAGGCGCTGGAATGTATAAGGGAAACAGAACACATCTCCGGAGAAGCAGTCTTACAGGGGATGGCAGGGGTCCGATGGAAAGGGAGAATGCAGGAAGTACAGCCGGGGGTTTATTTTGACGGAGCACATAACCCGGCGGGAATTGAAAAGTTTTTGGAGGCAGCAGGGCAGATTACGGAGGAATCTGCTGTTTTACTGTTTTCCATGGTGAAGGAAAAGGATTATGTACGTGCTGCGGAGCAGCTTCTTACCGGAAGAACCTGGGAGGAAATTATACTTACCACTGTCTCCGGTTCCCGCGGACTGACCAGTGGAATGCTCACAGAACTTTTTCGGAAGATTGCAGAAGAGAAACATCAGAAGGTGAAAATCACGGGAATCGAGAATACGGAACAGGCATTTGCATATGCATTATCATGCAGGAAACCGGGGCAGAAACTGTTCTGTGCGGGCTCCCTGTATCTGATAGGTGAATTGGAAGAACTGACAGGAGGTATGCAGAGTGATTAA